A genomic stretch from Mycobacterium malmoense includes:
- a CDS encoding DUF4185 domain-containing protein, with translation MSAIPRTVSLSVASVAAIAFIGAVGLAPSANATPCGAPEANVDPPAAPPAMPAPQPVVQPPTGRRPSNTNDRAPLPKLGPLISSLIRPGSPGTRYSAPIQPQAGVVPPPGPNPPAPGIPQSPNATQLQPNAAPVPPQPAPPPPASIAGAPTSLVDWVTGPNGPNKTLQRFGISGTDLGIAWDNGDPANHQILMAFGDTFGYCKVHGQEWRYNVLFRSSDHDLSHGIHVADGVPNDKYSGSPVWTNGLSKQVVNTIHKASHETGIIPTAAISLGRTQYMSYMSIRQWGRDGEWTTNYSAIARSNDNGQNWGIFPTSIRTASADAIPGAGFTPGNENFQMGAFMKGNDGYLYQFGTPSGRGGAAFLSRVTPNQLPDLTKYQYWNGDDGGRWVPANPGAATPIFPAPVGEMSAQYNNYLKQYLVLYTNGGSNDVVARTAPTPQGPWSPEQPLVSSFQMPGGIYAPMIHPWSSGRDLYFNLSLWSAYDVMLMHTVLP, from the coding sequence TTGTCGGCGATTCCTCGGACCGTATCGCTATCGGTGGCGTCGGTGGCTGCTATCGCATTCATTGGTGCGGTCGGCCTCGCGCCGTCGGCGAACGCCACGCCTTGCGGCGCGCCCGAAGCGAACGTGGATCCTCCCGCGGCACCCCCAGCGATGCCCGCACCCCAGCCCGTCGTCCAACCACCGACCGGGCGCAGGCCCTCCAATACGAATGACCGCGCGCCGCTGCCCAAGCTGGGTCCGCTGATCTCTTCTTTGATCAGGCCGGGATCGCCGGGTACTCGATACTCCGCGCCGATACAACCTCAGGCGGGAGTAGTACCGCCGCCCGGGCCCAATCCGCCCGCGCCCGGCATCCCGCAGTCCCCGAACGCTACTCAGTTACAGCCGAACGCCGCACCGGTTCCGCCGCAGCCGGCACCGCCGCCGCCCGCCTCGATCGCGGGGGCACCGACATCGCTCGTCGACTGGGTGACCGGACCGAACGGTCCGAATAAGACCCTGCAACGTTTCGGTATCTCCGGGACAGACCTCGGAATCGCCTGGGACAATGGCGATCCCGCCAACCATCAGATCCTCATGGCCTTTGGTGACACATTCGGCTACTGCAAGGTCCACGGTCAAGAATGGCGATACAACGTCCTGTTCCGCAGTTCCGACCATGATTTGTCGCACGGAATCCACGTGGCCGACGGGGTGCCCAACGACAAGTACTCGGGCTCACCGGTGTGGACAAACGGCCTGTCCAAACAGGTGGTCAACACCATCCACAAGGCGTCGCACGAGACGGGAATCATTCCGACCGCCGCGATCTCCCTCGGCAGAACCCAGTACATGAGCTACATGTCGATCCGGCAATGGGGTCGCGATGGCGAATGGACGACAAACTACTCCGCGATCGCCAGGTCCAACGACAACGGACAGAACTGGGGGATCTTCCCCACCAGTATCCGCACGGCTTCGGCGGATGCCATCCCGGGAGCCGGGTTCACGCCGGGGAACGAGAATTTCCAGATGGGCGCCTTCATGAAGGGTAACGACGGCTACCTCTACCAGTTCGGAACTCCGTCCGGGCGCGGCGGTGCGGCCTTTCTGTCGCGAGTTACCCCGAATCAGCTGCCGGACTTGACCAAGTACCAGTACTGGAATGGCGACGATGGCGGGCGCTGGGTCCCGGCCAATCCGGGGGCCGCGACGCCGATTTTTCCGGCTCCCGTGGGCGAAATGTCGGCCCAATACAACAACTATCTCAAGCAGTACCTGGTGCTGTATACCAACGGTGGCAGCAACGACGTCGTGGCCAGGACTGCGCCGACCCCTCAGGGACCGTGGAGCCCGGAGCAACCGCTCGTGTCGTCGTTCCAGATGCCCGGTGGCATCTACGCGCCGATGATCCATCCCTGGTCGTCTGGTCGGGACCTGTACTTCAACCTGTCGCTGTGGTCGGCATACGACGTGATGTTGATGCATACCGTGCTGCCATAG
- a CDS encoding type II toxin-antitoxin system Rv0910 family toxin yields the protein MAKLSGSIDVPLPPEVAWKHASDLSRYREWLTIHRVWRSTLPDEIEKGTVIESIVEVKGMLNRIRWTVVHYKPPQGMTLNGDGVGGVKVKLMAKIQPKDEGSVVGFDVHLGGPALFGPIGMIVAAALRSDINESLHNFVRVFTAPDPQMNGDGGRR from the coding sequence ATGGCGAAACTCTCCGGATCCATCGACGTACCCCTGCCCCCCGAGGTCGCCTGGAAGCATGCCTCCGACCTCTCTCGGTACAGGGAATGGCTGACGATCCACCGGGTGTGGCGCAGCACGTTGCCCGACGAGATCGAGAAGGGGACGGTCATCGAATCGATCGTCGAGGTCAAGGGCATGCTCAACCGGATCAGATGGACGGTCGTGCACTACAAGCCGCCGCAAGGCATGACACTCAACGGCGACGGTGTCGGCGGAGTCAAGGTCAAGCTGATGGCCAAGATCCAGCCCAAAGACGAGGGCTCCGTCGTCGGGTTCGACGTACATCTGGGCGGCCCGGCGCTGTTCGGGCCGATCGGCATGATCGTTGCCGCGGCGCTGCGAAGCGACATCAATGAATCGCTGCACAACTTTGTCAGGGTGTTCACGGCCCCCGACCCACAGATGAACGGAGATGGTGGCCGGCGGTGA
- a CDS encoding antitoxin: protein MGFLDKAKDLLAQNADKVETAIDKAGEFVDGKTKGKYSDTIHKVQEEAKKAAESAGPGDQQN from the coding sequence GTGGGATTCCTGGACAAGGCGAAAGACCTGTTGGCGCAGAACGCCGACAAGGTCGAGACCGCGATCGACAAGGCCGGCGAGTTCGTCGACGGCAAGACGAAGGGCAAGTACTCCGACACCATCCACAAGGTGCAGGAGGAGGCGAAGAAGGCCGCTGAGTCTGCTGGCCCCGGCGACCAGCAGAACTGA
- a CDS encoding MFS transporter, giving the protein MWAVAFACGVSFMGSGLVSPILPTMASRLHATPAQMSLLFTSYLSVTAVTMLATGWVSFRIGAKRTLVVGLLLTAVFSGLAGASHGLDGIIGFRAGWGLGHALFIATALAVIVGASSGGIVGAIVLYEAALGIGIALGPVIGGFLGEISWRLPFFGVSTLMAIGLICVITLVAPTVHPAERVSVSDPIKALRHRGLLTTSIAALLYNCGLFIVISYAPYPMKITAHELGFVFFGWGVLIAIFSAFCAPWAQRRIGTARSLYLTMLLISVDVAAIGYWIERPRIIMICVIASGALIGMNNTLLTGTAMHVAQVPGPTASAAYNFVRFIGGGVAPWVAGIAARHYGHSSAFYVGAAAVLLGLVVLATTHRLIVQVDERRVQETEEVIEEFLDSMGNVG; this is encoded by the coding sequence GTGTGGGCCGTCGCATTTGCCTGTGGGGTCTCGTTCATGGGTTCCGGGTTGGTGAGCCCGATCCTGCCAACGATGGCTAGCCGGCTGCACGCAACTCCAGCGCAGATGTCGCTGTTGTTTACGAGTTACCTATCGGTGACCGCTGTTACGATGCTGGCTACCGGCTGGGTCTCGTTCCGGATTGGCGCCAAGAGGACACTCGTTGTCGGATTGCTCCTCACCGCCGTGTTTAGCGGACTCGCGGGTGCTTCGCACGGGCTCGACGGCATTATTGGCTTTCGCGCCGGATGGGGTCTCGGGCATGCGCTATTTATCGCGACCGCACTGGCCGTCATTGTCGGAGCATCCAGCGGTGGAATCGTGGGCGCGATCGTGCTCTACGAGGCCGCCCTTGGCATTGGTATCGCGCTCGGGCCGGTGATTGGCGGCTTCCTGGGCGAAATCAGTTGGCGTCTACCATTCTTCGGCGTCTCCACCCTCATGGCGATCGGCTTAATCTGTGTCATCACCCTGGTCGCACCGACCGTGCATCCGGCGGAACGCGTCTCGGTCTCAGACCCCATCAAGGCACTTCGTCACCGCGGGTTGCTCACCACATCAATCGCCGCGCTGCTGTACAACTGTGGCCTCTTCATCGTCATCAGCTATGCCCCTTACCCCATGAAGATCACAGCACACGAACTCGGATTCGTATTCTTTGGCTGGGGAGTACTCATCGCGATCTTCTCGGCCTTCTGCGCGCCGTGGGCTCAGCGGCGCATAGGCACCGCGAGATCGCTCTATCTCACAATGCTTCTCATATCAGTGGATGTCGCCGCAATCGGCTACTGGATTGAGCGCCCGCGAATCATCATGATCTGCGTGATCGCCAGCGGGGCGCTCATCGGAATGAACAATACCTTGCTGACTGGCACTGCGATGCATGTGGCGCAGGTGCCCGGTCCAACTGCTTCTGCCGCTTACAATTTCGTGCGATTCATCGGTGGAGGTGTCGCGCCGTGGGTGGCCGGTATTGCGGCCAGGCACTATGGTCATTCCTCGGCGTTCTACGTCGGCGCGGCCGCGGTACTCCTTGGATTGGTGGTGCTCGCTACCACGCACCGGCTCATCGTGCAGGTGGATGAGCGCCGCGTCCAAGAAACCGAAGAAGTCATTGAGGAGTTTCTGGATTCAATGGGCAACGTTGGCTAG
- a CDS encoding ribose-phosphate diphosphokinase, with translation MTVLRIVSGSANPVLASAIANYLGVEPGGGSPQRYPDGELRPSIENACGSDVYVIQPTSPPVNEHLVELLLLLDACRRARAARVTAVVPYFGYARQDRRTKPGQALGSAVVADAIAAAGADRLVVVDPHTPSLEAACRIPVETLSAVPVLSGELAGELPEGAVVVAPDLGAVKLAERYATVLHGPVAVVRKQRESGSAVAALDIAGDVRGRPAVIVDDMITTGATIEAAVGLLRARGVAPDIVVAATHGLLVHAAAGRLRELDLRGVLVTDTVAVQTAGTSIRVCSVAATLADVIACLHADEPLHEPPGPR, from the coding sequence ATGACCGTTCTGCGAATCGTCTCCGGTAGCGCCAATCCGGTTCTGGCCAGTGCCATCGCCAACTATCTGGGCGTGGAGCCCGGTGGCGGCTCACCACAGCGATATCCGGATGGGGAGCTTCGTCCGAGTATCGAAAATGCGTGTGGCTCAGATGTTTACGTCATCCAGCCGACATCGCCACCGGTCAACGAGCACCTCGTCGAACTGCTGTTGCTGCTTGACGCGTGCCGCCGGGCCCGCGCGGCGCGGGTGACCGCGGTGGTGCCGTACTTCGGCTACGCCCGCCAGGACCGGCGTACCAAACCGGGTCAGGCCCTCGGCTCAGCAGTTGTGGCGGATGCGATCGCCGCCGCGGGCGCCGATCGGCTCGTCGTTGTCGACCCGCACACGCCGTCCTTGGAGGCCGCGTGCCGCATCCCGGTGGAAACGCTGTCCGCCGTCCCGGTCCTGTCGGGCGAGCTCGCCGGCGAGCTGCCGGAGGGGGCGGTGGTCGTCGCCCCCGACCTGGGCGCGGTCAAGCTGGCCGAACGGTATGCGACGGTGCTGCACGGCCCGGTCGCGGTGGTGCGTAAACAACGCGAAAGTGGTTCGGCTGTCGCCGCGTTGGACATCGCCGGCGACGTGCGCGGCCGCCCGGCGGTGATCGTCGACGACATGATCACCACCGGGGCCACCATCGAAGCCGCGGTCGGATTGCTCCGCGCGCGCGGGGTCGCGCCGGACATTGTCGTGGCCGCGACCCATGGGCTTCTGGTTCACGCCGCCGCCGGCCGCCTGCGTGAGCTTGACCTGCGTGGAGTGCTCGTCACCGACACCGTTGCGGTCCAGACGGCGGGAACGTCGATCCGGGTCTGCTCTGTCGCGGCCACGCTGGCCGACGTGATCGCCTGCCTGCACGCCGACGAGCCCCTGCATGAGCCGCCCGGCCCGCGATGA
- a CDS encoding DUF6036 family nucleotidyltransferase: MRRDQLEHAIRTACQIAGLTEVIIVGSQAILGTYTEDQLPFYATRSVEIDVLPIADDTGEIARLADGIEGAAGEFSPFEQLHGFSIDAVDLQTSALPDGWRDRLVKVQNENTAAPSGEPQFIGWCLDKEDLCVAKLCVLREKDQNFVDALITAGLVNSQVIATRLATVPDRHEHLRDIDGLHTGSSCFGCLA, encoded by the coding sequence ATGCGGCGCGACCAGCTTGAGCACGCTATCCGGACTGCCTGCCAAATCGCCGGTCTGACTGAAGTGATCATCGTCGGCTCCCAAGCGATCCTCGGCACCTACACCGAAGATCAGCTGCCCTTCTACGCCACCAGGTCGGTGGAAATCGACGTTCTACCGATCGCTGACGACACCGGTGAAATCGCCCGTCTTGCAGACGGAATCGAAGGAGCAGCAGGCGAATTCTCCCCGTTTGAACAGCTTCACGGCTTCAGTATCGACGCCGTAGACCTGCAGACCTCGGCACTGCCCGACGGATGGCGCGATCGCCTGGTCAAAGTCCAGAACGAGAACACCGCCGCACCATCGGGCGAACCGCAATTCATCGGATGGTGCCTCGACAAGGAAGACTTGTGTGTTGCGAAACTGTGTGTCCTGCGAGAGAAGGACCAGAACTTCGTCGACGCACTGATCACCGCCGGCCTTGTTAACTCGCAGGTGATCGCTACCCGCCTCGCGACCGTACCCGACCGCCACGAGCATCTCCGCGATATCGACGGACTTCACACGGGGTCATCCTGTTTCGGGTGCCTCGCCTGA
- a CDS encoding DUF5709 domain-containing protein, producing MNTHYGSGPAAGEYSAEDDNQLQPEDTLTDRGVDDILDEGYSPPEQPYGRGAFGPSETMDELLAEEEPDPASRIDVPLDEAERQRSDEAEREAEFPQRREVGRARAGRLVAPDEGFGEDAEAELVAEDVGISGGAASAEEAAVHIIEDGQ from the coding sequence ATGAATACTCACTACGGCAGCGGCCCGGCGGCAGGCGAATACAGCGCCGAGGACGACAACCAGCTTCAGCCAGAGGACACCCTCACCGACCGCGGCGTCGACGACATCCTCGACGAGGGGTACTCGCCGCCCGAGCAACCATACGGGCGTGGCGCCTTCGGGCCGTCCGAAACCATGGACGAGCTGCTTGCGGAGGAAGAGCCGGACCCCGCATCGCGGATCGATGTTCCGCTCGATGAGGCCGAGCGGCAGCGCTCTGACGAAGCCGAGCGCGAAGCCGAATTTCCCCAGCGGCGTGAGGTTGGCCGGGCGCGAGCCGGCCGGCTTGTCGCGCCGGACGAGGGATTTGGTGAAGATGCCGAGGCGGAATTGGTCGCCGAGGACGTAGGTATCAGCGGCGGTGCGGCCTCCGCCGAGGAGGCCGCGGTTCACATCATCGAAGACGGGCAGTGA
- a CDS encoding helix-turn-helix domain-containing protein has translation MMHETGTTQSELSRLSGVHQPSISQFLSDKVELSDEQLDRLLSCMGYRLEITRQPVTPQLTRSERRSWKLHRELARHLTRSTLTQWQPTIERNLRRLRSDVTGQPHMRNLDRWESLMRDGDVPGLHRVLTGLGRDCIEMREVSPMGGLLPEAERIRVLRTVR, from the coding sequence GTGATGCACGAAACAGGCACCACCCAGTCCGAGTTGTCTCGGCTCAGCGGTGTGCACCAGCCGAGCATCAGCCAGTTCCTCTCGGACAAGGTTGAACTCAGCGATGAGCAGCTCGACCGACTGTTGTCCTGCATGGGGTACCGACTCGAAATCACCCGCCAACCAGTCACTCCCCAGCTGACACGTTCCGAACGCCGCTCGTGGAAACTGCACCGCGAGCTGGCCAGACACCTGACGCGGTCGACTCTCACACAATGGCAACCCACGATCGAGCGCAACCTGCGACGATTGCGGTCCGATGTCACCGGACAGCCGCACATGAGAAACCTCGACCGCTGGGAATCACTCATGAGAGACGGCGACGTACCCGGCCTTCATCGCGTCCTTACTGGACTCGGCCGCGATTGCATCGAGATGCGCGAAGTCTCACCGATGGGTGGGCTGCTCCCCGAGGCGGAGCGCATCCGCGTTCTGCGCACGGTGCGCTGA
- a CDS encoding VOC family protein, protein MDNEKRHRTTHWPARLASIGAIRFARRSSNFEETVRFYRELVGLPLYETFEASYGSNGAIFGLPSWNLTLEIVEAVDTVAVDHHEQLCLYFPDRQARQAAIARFQAAGLAPVEQHPYWEATGAVTYRDPDGREVVFAPFVFGVNEPEDTSGRHEFPPA, encoded by the coding sequence GTGGACAACGAAAAGCGTCATCGGACAACGCACTGGCCCGCGCGGCTGGCGTCGATCGGGGCCATCCGCTTCGCTCGCCGCTCGTCGAACTTCGAAGAAACAGTGCGGTTTTACCGTGAGCTGGTGGGGCTGCCGCTCTACGAAACGTTCGAGGCCAGCTACGGCAGCAACGGCGCCATATTCGGCCTGCCCAGTTGGAACCTGACGCTCGAAATCGTGGAGGCCGTCGACACCGTCGCCGTCGATCACCACGAACAGCTGTGCCTGTACTTTCCCGACAGGCAGGCACGGCAAGCCGCGATCGCGCGCTTTCAGGCGGCGGGGCTGGCACCCGTGGAGCAGCACCCCTACTGGGAGGCGACGGGTGCGGTCACCTATCGCGACCCCGACGGCCGCGAAGTCGTGTTCGCGCCCTTTGTGTTCGGCGTCAACGAGCCCGAGGACACGTCAGGCAGACACGAGTTCCCGCCGGCCTGA
- a CDS encoding LLM class F420-dependent oxidoreductase: protein MLVVKDFRFALSVRFFKSRAALEDKAKRAEDLGFDVLCVPDHLGAAAPFPTLTAVAMVTTRMRLSMYVLNAAFYKPALLSRDLQALDMLSGGRAEVGLGTGYVREEFEAAELPYPSAGARVDYLEHMTTYLKEHHPTVPILIAGNGDRVLTLAARYADIIGLTGSKVRDVDDPFAERIDFVRKAAPDRFDPLELNLAITAMPRDGETAPDLKLTRSYAPELSDEQLLSMPSVLSGSPREMADTLSGYREKYGVTSFTVQDNHIDNFAKVIAELR, encoded by the coding sequence TTGTTGGTGGTCAAGGATTTTCGGTTTGCGCTAAGCGTCCGCTTCTTCAAATCGCGCGCGGCGCTAGAGGACAAGGCCAAGCGGGCGGAAGATCTTGGATTCGACGTTCTGTGTGTGCCCGACCATTTGGGCGCGGCGGCACCGTTTCCGACGCTGACCGCGGTCGCGATGGTGACCACGCGGATGCGGTTGAGCATGTATGTGCTCAACGCCGCCTTCTACAAGCCGGCCTTGCTCAGCAGGGACCTTCAGGCGCTAGACATGCTCAGCGGCGGCCGCGCCGAGGTCGGGCTCGGCACCGGTTACGTTCGGGAAGAATTCGAGGCCGCCGAGCTGCCGTACCCCAGCGCCGGAGCCCGGGTCGACTACCTCGAACACATGACGACGTATTTGAAAGAGCATCACCCGACGGTTCCGATCCTCATCGCCGGCAACGGCGATCGGGTGCTGACCCTGGCCGCCCGGTACGCCGACATCATCGGACTGACCGGCTCCAAGGTACGCGACGTCGACGATCCGTTCGCCGAACGCATCGACTTCGTTCGCAAGGCCGCGCCGGATCGGTTTGACCCGCTGGAGCTGAACCTGGCGATCACGGCGATGCCACGTGACGGCGAGACCGCCCCCGACCTGAAGCTGACCCGCAGCTACGCACCGGAACTGTCCGACGAGCAGTTACTGTCCATGCCGTCGGTGCTCAGCGGATCTCCCCGCGAGATGGCCGACACGTTGTCCGGATACCGCGAAAAGTACGGAGTCACGTCCTTTACGGTGCAGGACAACCACATCGACAACTTTGCAAAGGTGATCGCGGAGCTGCGCTGA
- a CDS encoding nitroreductase family deazaflavin-dependent oxidoreductase: MALAPGTWPVPLLRVVRTSNKYLLNPLMGLLAGRKNSYAAAIRHTGRKSGKQYSTPVGAERTQDGFIIPLGYGTQVDWLQNVLAAGQATVSAKGETHDVTEPELINAATALPMLSPRRRRTFERLGIAQYLHVKLA; this comes from the coding sequence GTGGCGCTTGCACCAGGGACCTGGCCCGTTCCGCTACTGCGTGTGGTTCGTACTTCGAACAAGTACTTGCTCAACCCGCTCATGGGCTTGCTTGCCGGGCGAAAAAACTCGTACGCCGCGGCTATCCGGCATACTGGCAGAAAGTCAGGCAAGCAATATTCGACGCCGGTTGGGGCAGAGCGTACGCAGGACGGGTTCATCATTCCGCTGGGCTACGGGACCCAAGTGGACTGGCTGCAGAACGTGCTTGCCGCTGGGCAGGCCACGGTATCGGCCAAGGGCGAGACCCACGACGTAACCGAACCCGAACTGATCAACGCGGCGACGGCCTTGCCAATGCTCTCGCCGAGGCGGCGGCGGACCTTTGAGCGCCTAGGCATTGCGCAATATCTGCATGTGAAGCTCGCCTGA